A region from the Populus trichocarpa isolate Nisqually-1 chromosome 18, P.trichocarpa_v4.1, whole genome shotgun sequence genome encodes:
- the LOC7458743 gene encoding myb family transcription factor EFM: MASPSELSLDCKPHSYSMLLKSFGEQNDQTQKLEEFLSLLEEERLKIDVFKRELPLCMQLLTNAVETSRQQLQAYRANQVPTPVLEEFIPLKTPTSEALEKTTNISDKANWMTTAQLWSQDSNESKPQTTLTSPKQTDIGFNVSSKLALDTKQRNGGAFLPFSKERNLCPSPTLALSSTDKHMEFDHKKCSEAENGFSCPKRESSGNKIGNGGVVIEQAKGAVNNSSSDGQATNTATASTTSTTQTHRKARRCWSPDLHRRFVNALHMLGGSQVATPKQIRELMKVDGLTNDEVKSHLQKYRLHTRRPSPSPQAAGAPPPQLVVLGGIWVPPEYATAAAAAHSGGPTLYGAHQASHAPPPHFCAAPPVSQDFYTAAATPPPPLHHHTLYHQLHLYKPTAQAHSSPESDVRGTRDRSESIEDGKSESSSWKGESGENDGGERRGLAALREDCEESNGSEITLKF, translated from the exons ATGGCATCTCCATCAGAACTCAGCCTGGATTGCAAGCCCCACAGCTATTCTATGCTATTGAAATCTTTTGGAGAACAGAATGACCAGACCCAAAAGCTTGAAgagtttctctctctccttgaaGAAGAAAGGCTAAAGATAGATGTTTTCAAACGCGAGCTACCCCTTTGCATGCAACTTCTAACcaatg CTGTGGAGACGTCGAGGCAGCAACTACAAGCCTATAGAGCAAATCAAGTGCCCACACCAGTTCTTGAAGAATTCATTCCTCTCAAAACACCAACATCTGAAGCCCTAGAGAAGACAACAAACATTTCTGATAAGGCAAACTGGATGACAACAGCACAACTTTGGAGCCAAGACAGCAATGAATCCAAACCACAGACCACATTGACATCCCCAAAACAAACTGATATAGGATTCAATGTTAGTTCCAAGCTGGCCTTAGATACCAAACAAAGAAATGGAGGAGCTTTCCTTCCATtctcaaaagaaagaaacttgtGTCCAAGCCCAACCCTAGCTCTTTCTTCAACTGATAAACACATGGAATTCGATCATAAAAAATGCTCAGAAGCTGAGAATGGATTTTCTTGTCCAAAAAGAGAAAGTTCTGGTAATAAGATTGGCAATGGTGGGGTTGTGATTGAGCAAGCAAAAGGAGCTGTTAATAATTCTTCATCTGATGGCCAAGCAACAAACACTGCAACTGCTTCTACTACATCTACCACCCAGACTCATAGAAAAGCAAGGAGATGTTGGTCGCCTGACTTACACCGCAGATTTGTCAATGCTCTTCATATGCTTGGTGGTTCTCAAG TGGCCACCCCAAAACAAATCAGGGAACTCATGAAGGTTGACGGTTTGACCAATGATGAAGTTAAAAGCCATCTGCAG AAATATAGGCTTCATACAAGGCGACCCAGTCCAAGCCCACAAGCAGCGGGAGCCCCACCACCACAACTTGTGGTCCTGGGTGGCATATGGGTCCCCCCTGAGTACGCCACGGCAGCGGCAGCGGCTCATAGTGGGGGGCCCACCCTCTATGGCGCCCACCAAGCTTCCCATGCACCGCCACCTCACTTCTGTGCTGCACCACCTGTGTCCCAAGACTTCTACACTGCAGCTGCGACACCTCCACCACCACTTCACCACCACACCCTCTACCACCAACTCCACTTGTACAAGCCCACTGCACAGGCCCATAGCTCCCCGGAGTCGGATGTCAGGGGCACTAGGGACAGGTCTGAGAGCATTGAAGATGGCAAGTCAGAAAGCAGCAGCTGGAAGGGCGAGAGTGGTGAAAATGATGGTGGAGAGAGAAGAGGGCTGGCGGCTCTGAGAGAAGATTGTGAAGAGAGCAATGGGAGTGAGATCACTCTCAAGTTTTAG